The following DNA comes from Hordeum vulgare subsp. vulgare chromosome 3H, MorexV3_pseudomolecules_assembly, whole genome shotgun sequence.
aggtatctccgaaggtgttagttgagttagtatggatcaagactgggatttgtcaccccgtgtgacggagaggtatctcggggcccactcggtaatacaacatcacacacaagccttgcaagcaatgtagcttagtgtaagttacgggatcttgtattacggaacgagtaaagagacttgccggtaaacgagattgaaataggtatgcggatactaacgatcgaatctcggacaagtaacataccgaaggacaaagggaatgacatacgggattatatgaatccttggcactgaggttcaaacgataagatcttcgtagaatatgtaggatccaatatgggcatccaggtcccgctattgtatattgaccgaggagtctctcgggtcatgtctacatagttctcgaacccgcagggtctgcacacttaaggttcaacgttgttttatgcgtatttgagttatatggttggttaccgaatgttgttcggagtcccggatgagatcacggacgtcacgagggtttcccgaatggtccggaaacgaagattgatatataggatgacctcatttgattaccggaaggttttcggaggtaccgggaatgacaaatggggtccgggagttcaccgggggggggggggggggggcaacccaccccggggaagcccataggccttgagggtggcgcaccagcccttagtgggctggtgggacaacccaaaagggccctatgttcctagaaaagaaaatcaaagagaaaagaaaaaagaggaggtgggaagggaaggaaggactcccacccaccaaaccaagtccaactcggtttggggaggggggagccttccccccttggctcggccgacccccttggggctccttgagccccaaggcaaggtcccctccctcccacctatatatacggaggttttagggctgatttaagacgacttttccacggcagcccgaccacatacctccacggtttttcctctagatcgcgtttctgcggagctcgggcggagccctgctgagacaaggtcatcaccaacctccggagcgccgtcacgctgccggagaactcttctacctctccgtctctcttgctggatcaagaagacgagatcatcgttgagctgtacgtgtgctgaacgcggaggtgccgtccgttcggtactagatcgtgggactgatcgcgggattgttcgcggggcggatcgagggacgtgaggacgttccactacatcaaccgcgttcactaacgcttctgctgtacgatctacaagggtacgtagatcactcatcccctctcgtagatggacatcaccatgataggtcttcgtgcgcgtaggaaattttttgtttcccatgcaatgttcaccaacatttcatatattgtgttagctagctaatgaacaGAGAGAactgtcctctcttatctccgtgcttggtcgacgctaaatctagacaaatctcgggaaaaatggagctccgaggtcgagcttcgagaggagaaagattaactagtgtggctcgggcatttcatcgaacacctcatgtgcataggaggtgagctagagcacccaaatgccctcccctcgccgtccagaaaaaacagagtgctctgccgcggcgatgggtatatatagccaaattatttgtcccggtttatggcataaaccggggctaaagccccccttctaaaccggttcaagacacgaaccggtaccaatgaatgtgggccaggagcgctgcccattagtctcggttcatgcttagaaccgggacaaatgggtccagacgaaccgagaccaatgcccacgagtccccggccggccccctggggtcATGAACCGGAACTAATGCCTCCTATGGATCCCGGTTCGTaaagaaccaggactaatgggcTATCAAGACCTGaatcaaagccctgttttctactaatgGACCGGCGACAAAGACGACCGACAAGGGATGGGTACCAGCGACGAGGACGGCCGACGAGGGTGGGGACCCGCGACGCGGACGGCCACCGAAGAGCACACACGGCCGATGAGATGCGGGGGGGTCTTTTTCGTACACGCGCGTAGGAAAGAAGACGACCGGCCGGGTGGATAAAAATCCAACGGCTGAGGACGGGCGTTTCGACGGCTAGCGTACTACCGGCCGAAACGTTGGCTTTAATTCTATCGGCTTTGCTGACCACGAATTACCAGGGGAAAAATTAAATCGGTGGATCACTTCAACATTTGAGCCATCGGATCGCATTATTTTTGACCGCACGTATATCCATCCATGCATACACGCCCTTGGTTGAGACGATACCATCGATCAGAGCTTCTTGGAGTGGACGAGGTACGCGACGGCGCCGGAGGTGGCGAGCGGGATGACGGTGTCGTCCGACACCCACCCCAGCCCCGGCAGCACCCGCTTGGCCACCAGCGCGCACACGGGCACGCCGAACAGGAACATGAGCAGCTCCGTCGTCGCCTTGCCGAAGCTGAAGCTGTCCCGCCGCACCAGCTCCCCGCTCATCCGCGCGAACTCCTCCCGCTTCACCTCCCCGCTCCCCGCCTTGTGGTGCCTCTGCAAACCCACCATCCACATGAGCACGAGCGGCTCCTCGGGTCATCAACAAAACCACACGCAGCACCGACGGAGACTGAAGGACTCACCGCGTACACCTCCTGCAGCTTCGCCTTGGCCGGGATCCTGTACTGCACCTGCCCGCGCTCCTCGCAGAACATCCTGAAGGATCGAAGCAATGTTCGGCGGTGACGACGGATGAACGATGGGGACGAACTGAGCTGAACACGCATGATTGAGGTTCAGAGAGAGTTACTGGATGAGCTCGTAGATGGCGTGGTAGAAGTCCTCGAAGGAGTCCACCTTCGCCACGTGATCCTCGTACTTCTTCTCCATGAACTCGACGAGCTTCTTCGCCTCGTCGGGCTTCAGCTCCGCCTTCTTCCCGCTCTTCTCCGCGGCCCGGCTCTGCCCCTCATCCGGTTTCACCTCGCCTTGAGGTGTCTGCTTGGCCTCCGCAGCATTGTCTGCCATCTTCTTGGATGAAATGCAGGAACGGATGGTTGGTCCCTTTCCTTAGACTGTTGCCGCGTGTATATGTAGAATGCTGGACAGGTTCCTTGTGTAGGGGAGTGACAATGGCATCGCCTCGGCAGGAAGCAAGGGTAGCAGGAGCCCCCATGCGTGGTCAGGAATCTGGTGGCCATTGCCGCACGCACGGTATTCCGCAGCTAACCCGCAAGAGCTGCAGCTGCAAGCATATGGGTGCACACAAAGCAAGGTTCAGACTTCACACAGACGCCAGCCGTTCTCTAGCTTGGCCCTTAATCTGAAGAACGCATCATATTTCCCGCATTAATCTGAAGAACCAACAGGAATGCAGGCTTAGTTTCACGTGTAGCTGTCTTACTTTTTGTTTTTGCGGGGTTCACAAGTATCTGTCGGTGAAGAACAATGTCAGAAAATGAAACAAGTGTATAAATACATATGACTGGTACGTGTACCAGACGAACAAGCTTGTATGATTCCAGTGGGAACCTGGCATAATCCTCGGCTCATGTTGGCGCATCGCACAAAAGATGTTTGCACGCAAGCACTGAGCTTAGCCGAAGCAGATTCGTACAGTGACAGAGGCCTGATATAGGTGACGTCGATCAGTTTAGTCACAAGAACAGTAGTTCAGTCAGGTGAAGACTTCGCATTAGCTTTCTTTTTTTAAAAAGGAGGCtaagccccggcctctgcatcgaaagATGCATACGGCCATATATTAAAATCAAACTCAAGTCTCAAAATAGTACATGAACGGTGCACCCAAAAGTAAAAGGACTTCGCATTAGCTACAGGTACATATGTAAAACAGACAGAACATAAACCCAACTGCTATCGGATGTCTACACTGAATCGTTGCATCCCTAAACCTGGAGTTACGGTTCTGTTTTAGCTCTCGAGAATCTGCATACTTATGGTCCTATGTACTGTCAATTTATTTAGACAAGAATGCCAACGGTGCACTGATAACAAAGCAACTTCAGACAAGTTCTAAGTTCGGACCGCGCTTCGGTACAACCCCGTCACTAAACGTATGAAAGACAACATAGACGTTTGACTAATCATACTTCATAAACGTATACGCGCATGTAGGCCTTTGTAGCAAGAGCGCCCAGCAACGCAACTAACCACTCGATCTGACAAGTGTTGCTGAACTAAATGAACCACAAAATGTTTAGGAACTAAATACAACGCAGAATCTTgaaagtttttgaattttttggaaaaaatattaaCAAGCGTGCAACGTTTGAAAATCCAACAGTTTTTGAACAacttgaacaaattttgaaatttcatttttttaagtGTGGGCATTTTTTGatagaaacattttttgaaaatcctggATATTTTCTGAAAAAAAGAACATTCCTCGAATTTTCATAACAAAATTTGATAATGGCACAACTTTCCGAAATTTTGAACAATTTTGCAAAAGATTGAATAATTTTTAAAATTactgaacatttttcaaacacgCTATGTTTTCGAAGTATCTGAGAAAAAAATGAAGACCATAAAAAACTTAAATTCCCAAACAATTTTCGAATTTATGAAAAAAATCACCGAACAAGGAATGGCAGTGTGATGGATCAAACCCCGTAACTCCCCCTACTGACCGCCCGTCGGTAGCCACACTAGCTAATAAGCTTCATCGTCTGAGTAAGAAACACGAACTACAAGAATTCTCACTATTAAATTTTCCCAGTTTACCTTTTTTGTTTCTTATGTATTTTTCCAAAAAATGCTTATGCTTTAAAATTTCATTATAAAGAAattttccagaacattttttgtaTTTATCTAgacttttattaaaacaggaacatTCTGAAATCTTCGTTTTTTTAAAGCTCGAACATTATTCAAAActctgaacattttttgaataatttatttttttcttcaaaatggaacaaattttgaaaatgggGACATTTTTCCAATTGGTATTTTTTTTCCAAATCCACAAGCGCTGGGGCCGGCACAATAGCCACTCAGCGGGAGAGATGTTATTGCCTAGTTGGGCCAAGGCCTAAACATATTTTGACTATTCAATTTATTATCTTTCT
Coding sequences within:
- the LOC123440993 gene encoding uncharacterized protein LOC123440993: MADNAAEAKQTPQGEVKPDEGQSRAAEKSGKKAELKPDEAKKLVEFMEKKYEDHVAKVDSFEDFYHAIYELIQMFCEERGQVQYRIPAKAKLQEVYARHHKAGSGEVKREEFARMSGELVRRDSFSFGKATTELLMFLFGVPVCALVAKRVLPGLGWVSDDTVIPLATSGAVAYLVHSKKL